A genomic window from Streptomyces sp. HUAS YS2 includes:
- a CDS encoding protein kinase domain-containing protein: MSQDGAQGRYAGGSVAGGRYQLRDLLGEGGMASVYLAYDSALDRQVAIKTLHTELGREQSFRERFRREAQAVAKLSHTNIVSVFDTGEDALDGALMPYIVMEYVEGQPLGSVLAADVQQYGAMPADKALKVTSDVLAALETSHEMGLVHRDIKPGNVMMTKRGVVKVMDFGIARAMQSGVTSMTQTGMVVGTPQYLSPEQALGRGVDARSDLYSVGIMLFQLLTGRLPFEADSPLAIAYAHVQEEPVAPSSINRSVTPAMDALVARALKKNPNERFPSAAAMRDECLRVLSAGQTGAPVIVAGGQVSSGSGVGSAVFPPIGQQTPAPQSVQTPYQAPHTPQPGPYGPPTPAPAPSYGYPQQAQTPPPAPAYQTPQPYTMTPQPASGGTGGGGGKRNMTVIVGAAVAALVVIGGVITAIQLSGDDDPGSTGGTGGQSAPPVAGHKGPDLSKTIETKECTEPTESSDDPEKFELPDFRYKNFQSVQACVQAAGWKIMKQQPLDENAYGEGTVMSQYPPAGSEVKKEDVELTLEISTGNPPQ; encoded by the coding sequence ATGAGCCAGGACGGCGCACAGGGCCGTTATGCGGGCGGTTCGGTGGCGGGCGGCCGGTACCAGCTGCGCGACCTGCTCGGCGAAGGCGGCATGGCCTCGGTGTATCTCGCGTACGACAGTGCGCTGGACCGCCAGGTCGCCATCAAGACCCTTCACACCGAACTGGGGCGCGAACAATCGTTCCGCGAGCGGTTCCGGCGTGAGGCGCAGGCTGTTGCGAAGTTGTCGCACACCAACATCGTCTCCGTCTTCGACACCGGCGAGGACGCGCTGGACGGCGCTCTCATGCCGTACATCGTCATGGAGTACGTGGAGGGCCAGCCGCTCGGCTCGGTGCTCGCCGCCGACGTCCAGCAGTACGGCGCGATGCCGGCCGACAAGGCGCTGAAGGTCACCTCCGACGTGCTCGCCGCGCTGGAGACCAGCCACGAGATGGGCCTGGTCCACCGCGACATCAAGCCCGGCAACGTGATGATGACCAAGCGCGGCGTGGTCAAGGTCATGGACTTCGGCATCGCGCGGGCCATGCAGTCCGGCGTCACCTCGATGACGCAGACCGGCATGGTCGTCGGCACCCCGCAGTACCTCTCCCCCGAGCAGGCGCTGGGACGCGGCGTGGACGCCCGCTCCGACCTGTACTCGGTCGGCATCATGCTGTTCCAGCTGCTGACCGGCCGGCTGCCGTTCGAGGCGGACTCCCCGCTGGCGATCGCGTACGCGCACGTCCAGGAGGAGCCGGTCGCGCCGTCCTCCATCAACCGCTCGGTCACCCCGGCGATGGACGCGCTGGTGGCGCGGGCGCTGAAGAAGAACCCGAACGAGCGCTTCCCGAGCGCCGCGGCGATGCGCGACGAGTGCCTGCGGGTGCTGTCCGCGGGCCAGACCGGCGCGCCGGTGATCGTCGCGGGGGGTCAGGTGAGCAGCGGTTCGGGCGTGGGCTCGGCGGTGTTCCCGCCGATCGGCCAGCAGACCCCGGCGCCGCAGAGCGTGCAGACGCCGTACCAGGCGCCGCACACGCCGCAGCCCGGCCCGTACGGCCCGCCGACGCCGGCCCCGGCCCCGTCGTACGGCTACCCCCAGCAGGCCCAGACCCCGCCGCCCGCTCCGGCGTACCAGACGCCGCAGCCGTACACGATGACGCCGCAGCCCGCGTCGGGCGGCACCGGTGGCGGCGGTGGCAAGCGGAACATGACGGTGATCGTGGGCGCGGCCGTGGCGGCGCTGGTCGTCATCGGCGGTGTGATCACCGCGATCCAGCTCAGCGGCGACGACGACCCGGGCTCGACGGGCGGCACGGGCGGCCAGAGCGCCCCGCCGGTGGCCGGCCACAAGGGTCCGGACCTCAGCAAGACGATCGAGACGAAGGAGTGCACCGAACCGACCGAGTCGAGCGACGACCCGGAGAAGTTCGAGCTGCCCGACTTCCGCTACAAGAACTTTCAGTCGGTTCAGGCCTGTGTACAGGCCGCGGGTTGGAAGATCATGAAGCAGCAGCCGCTCGACGAGAACGCCTACGGCGAGGGCACGGTCATGAGCCAGTACCCGCCGGCGGGCTCCGAGGTGAAGAAGGAAGACGTGGAGCTGACGCTGGAGATCTCGACCGGCAACCCGCCGCAGTAG